Proteins encoded in a region of the Bubalus bubalis isolate 160015118507 breed Murrah chromosome 9, NDDB_SH_1, whole genome shotgun sequence genome:
- the TMIGD2 gene encoding transmembrane and immunoglobulin domain-containing protein 2 isoform X1 produces the protein MGSPGTVLVLLVQFWVLQGATGLTVQQAPKLLQVRQDSQVTLACQVMHAQAWERLRVEWIKDADIFCQTHIINGSLSKDVCGPQGWLSWQPPGNLTLQLNHVSLNDSGLYVCGATVEIPDWEEAQGNGTQLLVERDVWQQDQSFSGLYFAPLVTGAVAVAAFALGAGIWGRRRCRNGDAGSPIYSNVLYRPRRAPRKKAWPVERKVLDSEDQKGQSFYSISFPQHPTPKSHLAPKSCPSPRPIHPVSAVRISPGPGSSGQPRSRGFLEVGREIRTTREPEKTSLQRLYKDVTYS, from the exons ATGGGGTCCCCGGGCACAGTGCTGGTCCTCCTGGTGCAGTTCTGGG TCCTGCAAGGAGCCACAGGCCTGACTGTGCAGCAGGCACCGAAGTTGCTGCAGGTGAGACAGGACAGCCAGGTGACTTTGGCCTGCCAGGTGATGCACGCCCAGGCCTGGGAGCGGCTCCGTGTCGAGTGGATCAAGGACGCTGACATCTTTTGCCAGACACACATCATCAATGGCAGTCTGAGCAAGGATGTCTGTGGGCCTCAGGGATGGCTCTCCTGGCAGCCGCCTGGCAACCTCACCCTGCAGCTGAACCACGTGAGCCTCAATGACAGTGGACTCTATGTGTGTGGGGCAACCGTGGAGATCCCTGATTGGGAGGAGGCCCAGGGCAACGGGACGCAGCTCCTGGTGGAGAGAG ATGTCTGGCAGCAGGACCAGAGCTTTTCAG GCCTCTACTTCGCGCCGCTGGTGACGGGGGCCGTGGCCGTGGCCGCTTTCGCTCTGGGCGCTGGGATCTGGGGCCGCCGCCGCTGCCGGAACGGGGATGCAG GCAGTCCAATCTACAGCAACGTCCTATACCGGCCCCGGAGAGCCCCAAGGAAGAAGGCATGGCCTGTGGAAAGGAAGGTGCTGGACAGTGAGGATCAGAAGGGCCAAAGCTTCTACTCGATCTCTTTtccccagcaccccacccccaagtcGCATCTGGCTCCCAAATCTTGCCCCAGTCCCAGACCCATTCACCCCGTCTCTGCAGTCAGAATCTCTCctggcccaggctcctctgggcagCCAAGGTCAAGAGGGTTCCTTGAAGTGGGAAGAGAAATCAGAACCACAAGAGAGCCAGAGAAGACCTCCCTCCAGCGACTATATAAAGATGTGACTTATTCCTAG
- the TMIGD2 gene encoding transmembrane and immunoglobulin domain-containing protein 2 isoform X2: protein MHAQAWERLRVEWIKDADIFCQTHIINGSLSKDVCGPQGWLSWQPPGNLTLQLNHVSLNDSGLYVCGATVEIPDWEEAQGNGTQLLVERDVWQQDQSFSGLYFAPLVTGAVAVAAFALGAGIWGRRRCRNGDAGSPIYSNVLYRPRRAPRKKAWPVERKVLDSEDQKGQSFYSISFPQHPTPKSHLAPKSCPSPRPIHPVSAVRISPGPGSSGQPRSRGFLEVGREIRTTREPEKTSLQRLYKDVTYS from the exons ATGCACGCCCAGGCCTGGGAGCGGCTCCGTGTCGAGTGGATCAAGGACGCTGACATCTTTTGCCAGACACACATCATCAATGGCAGTCTGAGCAAGGATGTCTGTGGGCCTCAGGGATGGCTCTCCTGGCAGCCGCCTGGCAACCTCACCCTGCAGCTGAACCACGTGAGCCTCAATGACAGTGGACTCTATGTGTGTGGGGCAACCGTGGAGATCCCTGATTGGGAGGAGGCCCAGGGCAACGGGACGCAGCTCCTGGTGGAGAGAG ATGTCTGGCAGCAGGACCAGAGCTTTTCAG GCCTCTACTTCGCGCCGCTGGTGACGGGGGCCGTGGCCGTGGCCGCTTTCGCTCTGGGCGCTGGGATCTGGGGCCGCCGCCGCTGCCGGAACGGGGATGCAG GCAGTCCAATCTACAGCAACGTCCTATACCGGCCCCGGAGAGCCCCAAGGAAGAAGGCATGGCCTGTGGAAAGGAAGGTGCTGGACAGTGAGGATCAGAAGGGCCAAAGCTTCTACTCGATCTCTTTtccccagcaccccacccccaagtcGCATCTGGCTCCCAAATCTTGCCCCAGTCCCAGACCCATTCACCCCGTCTCTGCAGTCAGAATCTCTCctggcccaggctcctctgggcagCCAAGGTCAAGAGGGTTCCTTGAAGTGGGAAGAGAAATCAGAACCACAAGAGAGCCAGAGAAGACCTCCCTCCAGCGACTATATAAAGATGTGACTTATTCCTAG